A single genomic interval of Pseudomonas sp. FeN3W harbors:
- a CDS encoding TRAP transporter substrate-binding protein has translation MYKSCVAALIAALYWLSAPAMAADAPIVIKFAHVVADDTPKGKGALLLKQLVEERMAGKIQVEVYPNSTLVGDAEEMQALFDNKVQLLAPSMSKFAPYTKKLQLFDLPFLFDDAEALQRFQKREAARELLRSMAAHGVYGLAYWNNGLKQLSATTPLRKPSDASGLAFRIQPSPVLESQFAAVGAKPVVLPFAKVYESLKGGVVQGAENPWSNILSQNMHSVQPYITESNHGVLDYMLITNNEFWLSMPFAVRSELEGIILEVTQAVNREAAAVNRRDRERILASGSSQLITLTPEERQAWREQMLPVWKTYEAEIGADLIRAAMTVNRRR, from the coding sequence ATGTACAAGTCTTGTGTCGCTGCGCTGATCGCAGCCCTGTATTGGTTGAGTGCTCCTGCGATGGCCGCCGATGCGCCGATCGTCATCAAGTTCGCCCATGTGGTGGCGGACGACACGCCCAAGGGCAAGGGCGCGCTGCTGCTCAAACAGCTGGTCGAGGAGCGGATGGCGGGCAAGATCCAGGTCGAGGTCTATCCGAACTCGACCCTGGTCGGCGATGCCGAGGAGATGCAGGCGCTGTTCGACAACAAGGTGCAGCTGCTGGCGCCGTCGATGTCGAAGTTCGCGCCTTACACCAAGAAGCTGCAGCTGTTCGATCTGCCCTTCCTGTTCGATGACGCCGAAGCGCTGCAGCGTTTCCAGAAGCGCGAGGCGGCGCGTGAACTGCTGCGTTCGATGGCCGCCCATGGCGTCTACGGCCTGGCTTACTGGAACAACGGCCTGAAGCAGCTATCCGCGACCACGCCGCTGCGCAAGCCGAGCGATGCCAGCGGGCTGGCCTTCCGCATCCAGCCGTCGCCGGTGCTCGAGTCGCAGTTCGCCGCCGTCGGTGCCAAGCCGGTCGTGCTGCCGTTCGCCAAGGTCTATGAATCGCTCAAGGGCGGTGTGGTCCAGGGCGCCGAGAACCCCTGGTCGAACATCCTCAGCCAGAACATGCACAGCGTTCAGCCATACATCACCGAGAGCAACCACGGCGTGCTCGACTACATGCTGATCACCAACAACGAGTTCTGGTTGAGCATGCCCTTCGCCGTGCGTTCCGAACTGGAAGGCATCATCCTCGAAGTCACCCAGGCGGTGAACCGCGAGGCTGCTGCGGTCAATCGCCGCGATCGCGAGCGCATCCTCGCCAGCGGCAGCAGCCAGCTGATCACCCTGACGCCGGAAGAGCGCCAGGCCTGGCGCGAGCAGATGCTGCCGGTCTGGAAAACCTACGAAGCGGAAATCGGCGCCGACCTGATCCGCGCGGCCATGACGGTCAACCGTCGCCGTTGA
- the phhA gene encoding phenylalanine 4-monooxygenase, producing MKTTHYVAREPDAQGHIHYPDAEHAVWQTLVERQLKLLEGRACDEYLDGLEQLALPRERIPQLGEINRVLAATTGWQVERVPALIPFQRFFELLASKRFPVATFIRTPEELDYLQEPDIFHEIFGHCPLLTNPWFAEFTHTYGQLGLKASKEERVFLARLYWMTVEFGLVETPSGLRIYGGGILSSPKETLYSLSAEPERQPFDAMEAMRTPYRIDILQPLYFVLPNLKQLFDLAQQDIMAMVREAMRLGLHQPKFPPKAA from the coding sequence ATGAAGACCACCCACTACGTAGCCCGCGAACCGGACGCGCAGGGGCACATTCATTACCCCGACGCCGAACATGCGGTGTGGCAGACGCTGGTCGAACGGCAGCTGAAACTGCTCGAAGGTCGCGCCTGCGACGAGTACCTCGACGGCCTCGAGCAGCTCGCCCTGCCCCGCGAGCGCATCCCGCAGCTCGGCGAGATCAACCGCGTGCTGGCCGCCACCACCGGTTGGCAGGTCGAGCGCGTACCGGCGCTGATCCCCTTCCAGCGTTTCTTCGAACTGCTGGCGAGCAAGCGCTTTCCGGTCGCCACCTTTATCCGCACACCGGAAGAGCTGGACTACCTGCAGGAGCCGGACATCTTCCACGAGATCTTCGGCCACTGCCCGCTGCTGACCAATCCCTGGTTCGCCGAATTCACCCACACCTACGGCCAGCTCGGCCTCAAGGCCAGCAAGGAGGAGCGGGTGTTTCTCGCGCGGCTGTACTGGATGACCGTCGAGTTCGGCCTGGTGGAAACCCCGTCCGGACTGCGCATCTACGGCGGCGGCATCCTCTCCTCGCCGAAGGAAACGCTCTACAGCCTGTCCGCCGAGCCGGAGCGGCAGCCGTTCGATGCCATGGAAGCCATGCGCACGCCCTATCGCATCGACATCCTGCAACCGCTGTATTTCGTCCTGCCCAATCTCAAGCAGCTATTCGACCTGGCCCAGCAGGACATCATGGCCATGGTGCGCGAGGCCATGCGCCTGGGCCTGCACCAGCCGAAATTCCCGCCGAAGGCGGCGTAG
- a CDS encoding amino acid aminotransferase, with translation MHFGQIPRVPGDPILGLMDLYRADPNPAKLDLGVGVYKDAQGLTPIPRAVKLAEQRLVDSEQTKSYVGGHGDAQFGALLLRQVLGSRSIAIGEQRAGCTQAPGGTGALRLAGEFIARCLPGRSIWLSDPTWPIHETLFAAAGLRVQHYPYVGADNRLDVDGMLATLQQVPPGDVVLLHACCHNPTGFDLNHDDWLRVLGVVRARELLPLFDFAYQGFGDGLEEDAWAVRLFAETLPEMLITSSCSKNFGLYRERTGALIAVTSDAERLLDVRSQLASLARNLWSTPPAHGAAVVATILADEPLRQIWQDEVEAMRRRIASLRQGLVEALTPYGLAERFAHIAHQRGMFSYTGLTAEQVRRLRAEDSVYLVESGRANVAGLDAERLDDLAKAIARMVQS, from the coding sequence ATGCACTTCGGCCAGATTCCCCGCGTGCCCGGCGACCCGATCCTCGGCCTGATGGATCTGTATCGCGCCGACCCCAACCCCGCCAAGCTCGATCTGGGCGTTGGCGTCTACAAGGACGCCCAGGGCCTGACGCCGATCCCGCGCGCGGTGAAGCTGGCCGAGCAGCGCCTGGTCGACAGCGAGCAGACCAAGAGCTACGTCGGCGGCCACGGCGACGCCCAGTTCGGCGCCCTGCTGCTGCGCCAGGTGCTCGGCAGCCGTTCCATTGCCATCGGCGAACAGCGCGCCGGCTGCACCCAGGCGCCTGGTGGCACCGGCGCGCTGCGTCTGGCCGGCGAGTTCATCGCCAGGTGCCTGCCCGGGCGCAGCATCTGGCTGAGCGATCCCACCTGGCCGATCCACGAAACCCTGTTCGCCGCCGCCGGCCTGCGCGTGCAGCACTACCCCTACGTCGGTGCCGACAACCGCCTCGATGTCGATGGCATGCTCGCCACGCTGCAACAGGTGCCGCCTGGCGACGTGGTGCTGCTGCACGCCTGCTGCCACAACCCCACCGGCTTCGATCTGAATCACGACGACTGGCTGCGGGTGCTGGGCGTGGTGCGCGCGCGCGAATTGCTGCCGCTGTTCGACTTCGCCTACCAGGGCTTCGGCGACGGACTGGAAGAGGACGCCTGGGCGGTACGGCTGTTCGCCGAAACGCTGCCGGAAATGCTCATCACCAGTTCCTGCTCGAAGAACTTCGGCCTCTACCGCGAGCGCACCGGCGCGCTGATCGCCGTCACCAGCGATGCCGAGCGCCTGCTCGACGTGCGCAGCCAGCTCGCCTCGCTGGCCCGCAATCTCTGGTCGACGCCACCGGCCCACGGCGCCGCGGTGGTGGCGACGATCCTGGCCGATGAGCCCCTGCGGCAGATCTGGCAGGACGAGGTGGAAGCCATGCGTCGGCGCATCGCCAGCCTGCGTCAGGGGCTGGTCGAGGCACTGACGCCCTATGGGCTGGCCGAGCGCTTCGCCCACATCGCTCATCAGCGGGGGATGTTCTCCTACACCGGCCTGACCGCCGAGCAGGTACGCCGGCTGCGCGCCGAAGATTCGGTGTATCTGGTGGAAAGCGGCCGGGCCAATGTCGCCGGGCTGGATGCCGAACGCCTGGACGATCTGGCCAAAGCCATCGCACGCATGGTGCAGAGCTGA
- the cynS gene encoding cyanase — MISSREQVTQMIVAAKVRKDLKWAHVAESIGMSKEWTTAGCLGQMAFDKAQAETLGQLFELSDEAVAWLQIAPYKGSLPTAVPTDPLIYRWYELVNVYGTTIKELIHEEFGDGIMSAIDFSMDIQRQSDPKGDRVSVVLSGKFLPYKSY; from the coding sequence ATGATCAGCAGTCGTGAACAGGTCACCCAGATGATCGTCGCCGCCAAGGTGCGCAAGGACCTGAAGTGGGCACACGTCGCCGAAAGCATCGGCATGTCCAAGGAGTGGACCACTGCCGGCTGCCTCGGCCAGATGGCCTTCGACAAGGCCCAGGCAGAAACCCTGGGGCAGCTCTTCGAACTCTCCGACGAGGCCGTCGCCTGGCTGCAGATCGCCCCCTACAAGGGCTCGTTGCCCACCGCGGTGCCGACCGATCCGCTGATCTACCGCTGGTACGAGCTGGTCAACGTCTACGGCACCACCATCAAGGAGCTGATCCATGAAGAGTTCGGCGACGGCATCATGAGCGCCATCGACTTCTCCATGGATATCCAGCGCCAGAGCGACCCCAAGGGCGATCGCGTCAGCGTGGTGCTGTCCGGCAAGTTCCTGCCCTACAAGAGCTATTGA
- a CDS encoding sigma-54-dependent phenylalanine hydroxylase transcriptional regulator PhhR, translating to MRIKILCQNRVGILRDMLNLLVDYGINVARGEVGGEQGNAVYLHCPNLMNLQLQALRPKIEALPGVFELRKVSLMPSERHSLELNALLGALEFPVLSIDMSGAIVAANRAAAQLLGVRVDEVPGMSLSRYAEDFDLPELVRANKARINGLRVKIKGDVFLADIAPLQSEHDDSEALAGAVLTLHRADRVGERIYQVRKQELRGFDSIFQSSKVMAAVVREARRMAPLDAPLLIEGETGTGKELLARACHLSSPRGQSPFMALNCAGLPESMAETELFGYGPGAFEGARPEGKLGLLELTAGGTLFLDGVGEMSPRLQAKLLRFLQDGGFRRVGSDEEVYLDVRVICATQVDLSELCASGQFRQDLYHRLNVLSLHIPPLRDCLDGLQPLALHFIDQASRQIGCPLPTLSPQALERLAGYHWPGNVRQLENTLFQAASLCEGGTIKPEHIRLPGYGAAQPLGDFSLEGDLASIVGRFEKAVLEGLYKQFPSSRQLGKRLGVSHTTIANKLREHGIGREG from the coding sequence ATGCGTATCAAGATTCTTTGCCAGAACCGCGTCGGCATCCTGCGCGACATGCTCAACCTGTTGGTGGACTACGGCATCAACGTCGCCCGCGGCGAGGTCGGTGGCGAGCAGGGCAATGCCGTCTACCTGCACTGTCCCAATCTGATGAACCTGCAACTGCAGGCCCTGCGGCCGAAGATCGAGGCGCTGCCCGGCGTGTTCGAGCTGCGCAAGGTCAGCCTGATGCCCAGCGAGCGGCATTCCCTGGAGCTCAATGCACTACTCGGCGCGCTGGAATTCCCCGTCCTCTCCATCGACATGAGCGGTGCCATCGTTGCCGCCAACCGTGCCGCTGCGCAGCTGCTCGGCGTGCGCGTCGACGAGGTCCCGGGCATGAGCCTGTCGCGCTACGCCGAGGACTTCGACCTGCCGGAACTGGTGCGCGCCAACAAGGCGCGGATCAACGGGCTGCGGGTGAAGATCAAGGGCGATGTGTTCCTCGCCGACATCGCCCCACTGCAATCCGAACACGACGACAGCGAGGCACTGGCCGGCGCGGTGCTGACCCTGCACCGCGCCGACCGGGTCGGTGAACGCATCTACCAGGTGCGCAAGCAGGAGCTGCGCGGCTTCGACAGCATCTTCCAGAGCTCGAAAGTGATGGCCGCGGTGGTGCGCGAGGCGCGGCGCATGGCACCGCTGGATGCTCCGCTGCTGATCGAGGGCGAGACCGGCACCGGCAAGGAACTCTTGGCACGCGCCTGTCATCTGTCGAGCCCGCGTGGGCAGTCACCCTTCATGGCGCTCAACTGCGCCGGCCTGCCAGAGTCGATGGCCGAGACCGAGCTGTTCGGCTACGGCCCCGGTGCCTTCGAAGGTGCGCGGCCGGAAGGCAAGCTCGGCCTGCTGGAGCTGACCGCCGGCGGCACGCTGTTTCTCGATGGCGTCGGCGAGATGAGCCCGCGGCTGCAGGCCAAGCTGCTGCGCTTCCTGCAGGACGGCGGCTTCCGTCGGGTCGGCAGCGACGAAGAGGTCTATCTGGATGTGCGGGTGATCTGCGCGACCCAGGTGGACCTGTCCGAGCTCTGCGCCAGTGGACAGTTTCGCCAGGACCTCTATCACCGGCTCAACGTGTTGTCGCTGCATATTCCGCCGCTGCGCGATTGCCTCGACGGCCTGCAGCCGCTGGCGCTGCACTTCATCGACCAGGCCAGCCGACAGATCGGCTGCCCACTGCCAACGCTCTCGCCGCAGGCGCTGGAGCGACTGGCCGGCTACCACTGGCCGGGCAACGTGCGGCAGCTGGAGAACACCCTGTTCCAGGCGGCTTCGCTGTGTGAGGGTGGCACCATCAAGCCCGAGCACATCCGTCTGCCGGGCTACGGCGCGGCACAGCCGCTGGGCGATTTCTCGCTGGAGGGCGATCTGGCCAGCATCGTCGGGCGCTTCGAAAAGGCGGTGCTGGAGGGGTTGTACAAGCAGTTTCCGAGCAGCCGCCAGCTGGGTAAGCGCCTTGGCGTGTCGCATACCACCATCGCCAACAAGCTGCGCGAGCACGGCATCGGCAGGGAGGGATAA
- a CDS encoding 4a-hydroxytetrahydrobiopterin dehydratase: MTALTQAHCEACRADAPKVSDEELAELIREIPDWNIETRDGHMELEKVFLFKNFKHALAFTNAVGEIAEAEGHHPGLLTEWGKVTVTWWSHSIKGLHRNDFIMAARTDQVASSAEGRK; encoded by the coding sequence ATGACCGCCCTTACCCAAGCCCACTGCGAAGCCTGCCGTGCCGATGCGCCGAAGGTCTCCGACGAGGAACTGGCCGAGCTGATCCGCGAGATTCCGGACTGGAACATCGAGACTCGCGACGGCCACATGGAGTTGGAGAAGGTCTTCCTGTTCAAGAACTTCAAGCACGCCCTGGCCTTCACCAATGCCGTCGGCGAGATCGCCGAAGCCGAGGGCCATCACCCGGGGCTGCTCACCGAATGGGGCAAGGTGACCGTGACCTGGTGGAGCCACTCGATCAAAGGGCTGCACCGCAACGACTTCATCATGGCCGCGCGCACCGACCAGGTGGCGAGCAGCGCGGAGGGCCGCAAGTAA
- a CDS encoding L-serine ammonia-lyase gives MSLSVFDLFKIGIGPSSSHTVGPMRAALRFAEGLRDEGLLAAADHLRVELYGSLGATGKGHGSDKAVLLGLEGELPESVDTASIPQRIAALRESRELRLLGEKAIHFDISNDLQFIRKPLAFHPNGMIFRAFDSAGLQVRSREYYSVGGGFVIDEQAAGDDRIVEDTTTLPYPFHSAAELLQHCTTHGLSISQLMLANEAAWRPEADTRAGLLRIWQVMQDCVKAGCRTEGVMPGGLKVQRRAAGLYRQLSEHPEANLRDALSVLDWVDLYALAVNEENASGGRVVTAPTNGAAGIVPALLHYYMRFIRGANEDGVVRFLLTAAAIGILYKENASISGAEVGCQGEVGVACSMAAGALCEVLGGTPQQVENAAEIGMEHNLGLTCDPVGGLVQVPCIERNAMGAVKAINAARMALRGDGRHFISLDKVIRTMRQTGADMKSKYKETARGGLAVNIIEC, from the coding sequence ATGTCACTCAGCGTCTTCGACCTGTTCAAGATCGGCATCGGCCCGTCCAGCTCGCACACCGTCGGGCCGATGCGCGCGGCGTTGCGCTTTGCCGAGGGCCTGCGCGACGAGGGACTGCTCGCCGCCGCCGACCACCTCAGGGTCGAGCTGTATGGCTCGCTGGGGGCCACCGGCAAAGGCCACGGCAGCGACAAGGCCGTACTGCTGGGGCTCGAGGGGGAGCTACCGGAGAGCGTGGACACCGCGAGCATTCCCCAGCGTATAGCGGCGCTGCGTGAATCCCGCGAGCTGCGCCTGCTCGGCGAGAAGGCCATCCACTTCGATATCAGCAACGATCTGCAATTCATCCGCAAGCCGCTGGCCTTCCACCCCAACGGCATGATCTTCCGCGCCTTCGACAGCGCCGGCCTGCAGGTGCGCAGCCGCGAATACTATTCGGTAGGTGGCGGCTTCGTGATCGACGAGCAGGCCGCCGGCGACGACCGCATCGTCGAAGACACTACCACGCTGCCCTACCCCTTCCACAGCGCCGCCGAACTGCTGCAGCACTGCACCACGCACGGGCTGTCCATCAGCCAGCTGATGCTGGCCAACGAAGCAGCCTGGCGCCCGGAAGCCGATACCCGCGCCGGCCTGCTGCGGATCTGGCAGGTGATGCAGGACTGCGTCAAAGCGGGCTGCCGCACCGAAGGCGTGATGCCCGGCGGCCTCAAGGTCCAGCGCCGTGCCGCCGGCCTGTACCGTCAGCTCAGCGAACACCCGGAAGCCAATCTGCGCGATGCGCTGAGCGTGCTCGACTGGGTCGACCTCTACGCCCTCGCGGTCAACGAGGAAAACGCCAGCGGCGGTCGCGTGGTCACCGCGCCGACCAATGGCGCCGCCGGAATCGTTCCGGCTCTGCTGCACTACTACATGCGCTTCATCCGCGGTGCCAATGAGGATGGGGTGGTGCGTTTCCTGCTGACGGCGGCGGCCATCGGCATTCTCTACAAGGAAAATGCGTCGATCTCCGGGGCCGAGGTCGGCTGCCAGGGCGAGGTCGGCGTGGCCTGTTCCATGGCTGCCGGGGCGCTGTGCGAAGTGCTCGGCGGCACGCCACAACAGGTGGAGAACGCCGCCGAGATCGGCATGGAGCACAACCTGGGGCTGACCTGCGACCCGGTCGGCGGACTGGTCCAGGTACCCTGCATCGAGCGCAATGCCATGGGTGCGGTGAAGGCGATCAATGCCGCGCGTATGGCCCTGCGTGGTGATGGCCGGCACTTCATCTCGCTGGACAAAGTGATCCGCACCATGCGCCAGACCGGCGCCGACATGAAGAGCAAATACAAGGAAACCGCCCGCGGCGGGCTGGCGGTGAACATCATCGAGTGCTGA
- a CDS encoding phytanoyl-CoA dioxygenase family protein, with product MPESSVLQQQLAALHQQGFVLLPAVLEPAGIAALREAIDCLAPIHWDYQGLVDDHYKCVFNRSPFWLRFFDLPGVIELAEAALGTDCHIIGQTAWRSRPGFIGGELHADYLAMELPESLLADPAFELPMQICTAHLYLDDIDADLCPTLVIPGSHRAGRKPHLGETQWHGRTAEPVLCQAGDVLLFRSDLWHAGSRNRSAGRSRYLLQIHYGRRMVAQKFSPYLHFSFNPEVLAAATPRQRRLLGEHEAAEYD from the coding sequence ATGCCTGAGTCCAGCGTTCTCCAGCAACAGCTCGCCGCCCTGCACCAACAGGGCTTCGTGCTGCTGCCTGCCGTACTCGAGCCAGCGGGTATCGCCGCGCTGCGCGAAGCCATCGATTGCCTCGCCCCCATCCACTGGGATTACCAGGGCCTGGTCGACGACCACTACAAGTGCGTGTTCAATCGCTCGCCGTTCTGGCTGCGCTTTTTCGATTTGCCCGGGGTGATCGAACTGGCCGAGGCGGCGCTCGGCACGGACTGCCACATCATCGGCCAGACCGCCTGGCGCAGCCGCCCAGGCTTTATCGGCGGCGAGCTGCATGCCGACTACCTGGCCATGGAGCTGCCGGAAAGCCTGCTGGCTGACCCCGCCTTCGAGCTGCCGATGCAGATCTGCACCGCGCACCTGTATCTGGATGACATCGACGCCGACCTCTGCCCGACGCTGGTGATCCCCGGCAGCCACCGCGCCGGGCGCAAGCCGCACCTAGGCGAAACGCAGTGGCACGGCCGCACGGCCGAGCCGGTGCTGTGCCAGGCCGGCGACGTGCTGCTGTTTCGCAGCGACCTCTGGCACGCCGGCAGCCGCAACCGCAGCGCCGGACGCAGCCGCTACCTGCTGCAGATCCATTACGGCCGACGCATGGTGGCGCAGAAGTTCTCGCCCTACCTGCACTTCAGCTTCAACCCCGAGGTGCTGGCCGCCGCCACGCCGCGCCAGCGCCGTTTGCTCGGCGAGCACGAAGCGGCCGAATACGACTGA
- a CDS encoding NAD(P)/FAD-dependent oxidoreductase: MTPAQTDPQPIVIDCLIVGGGPAGLTAALYLARFRRSCLVVDAGSSRASWIPRSRNYPGFPPGINGNDLLARLREQASGYGARLEQGHVEHIESHAEGFSVRYGDRLCITRRIILATGIEDTLPDMPGVEKAIDEGKVRLCAICDGYEVDGDNVAVYGEAESAITHAVFLRTFTDRVTVIVHGEQDACDQAIALAEHYAIRLIGDRVESLHPCETGIELLTCRGERHHFDIIYPSLGARFRSELAVQLGLDCDECGGVNVDEHRQTSLRGLYAIGDVTMGLKQISVAIGQAAQAATAVHNSLEANPRGGSLASRA; encoded by the coding sequence ATGACGCCCGCACAAACCGACCCGCAACCCATCGTGATCGACTGCCTGATCGTCGGCGGCGGCCCCGCGGGCCTCACCGCGGCACTGTACCTGGCGCGCTTCCGACGCAGCTGCCTGGTGGTGGACGCCGGCTCGAGCCGGGCTTCGTGGATTCCGCGCTCGCGCAACTACCCGGGCTTTCCACCGGGCATCAACGGCAACGACCTGCTGGCAAGGCTGCGCGAACAGGCCAGCGGCTATGGCGCCCGCCTCGAACAGGGCCACGTCGAGCACATCGAGTCCCACGCCGAAGGCTTCAGCGTGCGCTACGGCGATCGACTGTGCATAACGCGGCGGATCATTCTCGCCACTGGCATCGAGGACACGCTGCCGGACATGCCCGGCGTCGAAAAGGCCATCGACGAAGGCAAGGTGCGGCTGTGCGCGATCTGCGACGGCTACGAGGTCGATGGCGACAACGTCGCGGTCTACGGCGAGGCGGAAAGCGCCATCACCCACGCGGTGTTCCTGCGCACCTTCACCGACCGGGTCACCGTGATCGTGCATGGCGAGCAGGATGCCTGCGATCAGGCCATTGCCCTGGCCGAGCACTACGCCATCCGGCTGATCGGCGACCGCGTCGAGTCCCTGCACCCCTGCGAGACCGGCATCGAACTGCTGACCTGTCGCGGCGAGCGGCACCACTTCGACATCATCTACCCCAGCCTCGGTGCACGCTTTCGTTCCGAACTCGCCGTGCAGCTCGGCCTCGACTGCGACGAGTGCGGCGGCGTCAACGTGGACGAACATCGGCAGACTTCGCTGCGTGGGCTCTATGCGATCGGTGACGTGACCATGGGCCTGAAGCAGATCAGCGTCGCCATCGGCCAGGCCGCCCAGGCCGCGACCGCCGTGCACAACAGTCTGGAAGCCAATCCCAGGGGCGGCTCGCTGGCTAGCCGCGCATAA
- a CDS encoding TRAP transporter substrate-binding protein: MFLLLSPVITQAAEPIVIKFAHVVGDDTPKGKGALLFQKLVRERLAGQVEVEVYPNSTLVGDADEMQALLDNKVQMLAPSLSKFIEYSPKLEVFDLPFLFDDEAAVARFQKRETSRELLRSMAGRGIYGLAYWNNGLKQLSANQPLRNPADAAGLAFRIQPSPVLEAQFAAVDAKAVRLPFSEVSKAMQSGTVQGTEGPWSNIRGQSASSQQSYVTETNHGVLNYMLVTNSRFWTSIPFAVRSELDGILLEVTQTVNAEAASINAREREQLLASGGATLVTLTPEQRQAWRAKMQPVWKSFEARIGSDILRAALTVNRR; this comes from the coding sequence CTGTTCCTGCTGCTGTCGCCAGTCATCACGCAAGCCGCGGAACCCATTGTCATCAAGTTCGCCCACGTGGTCGGCGACGACACGCCGAAGGGCAAGGGCGCGCTGCTGTTCCAGAAGCTGGTGCGCGAGCGCCTGGCCGGCCAGGTCGAGGTCGAGGTGTACCCGAATTCGACGCTGGTCGGCGACGCCGACGAGATGCAGGCACTGCTGGACAACAAGGTGCAGATGCTGGCGCCCTCGCTGTCCAAGTTCATCGAGTATTCGCCGAAGCTGGAAGTGTTCGACCTGCCGTTCCTGTTCGACGACGAGGCGGCCGTCGCGCGTTTCCAGAAGCGCGAAACCAGCCGCGAGCTGCTGCGCTCGATGGCCGGTCGGGGCATCTACGGGCTGGCCTACTGGAATAACGGCCTCAAGCAGCTGTCGGCCAATCAGCCGCTGCGCAATCCGGCCGATGCGGCGGGTCTGGCGTTCCGTATCCAGCCGTCGCCGGTGCTCGAGGCGCAGTTCGCCGCGGTGGATGCCAAAGCCGTGCGCCTGCCGTTCTCCGAGGTGTCCAAGGCGATGCAGAGTGGCACCGTGCAGGGCACCGAGGGGCCCTGGTCGAACATCCGCGGACAGAGCGCCAGCAGCCAGCAGAGCTATGTCACCGAAACCAACCATGGCGTGCTCAACTACATGCTGGTGACCAACTCCAGGTTCTGGACCAGCATTCCCTTTGCGGTGCGCTCGGAGCTGGACGGCATCCTGCTCGAGGTCACCCAGACGGTGAACGCCGAGGCCGCCTCGATCAACGCGCGTGAACGCGAACAGCTGCTCGCCAGTGGCGGCGCCACGCTGGTCACCCTGACGCCGGAGCAGCGCCAGGCCTGGCGGGCGAAGATGCAGCCGGTGTGGAAGTCGTTCGAGGCGCGGATCGGCAGTGACATCCTGCGCGCGGCACTGACCGTCAATCGTCGCTGA
- a CDS encoding DUF488 domain-containing protein produces MTQYKRAYEPPSPEDGQRILVDRLWPRGCRKDSLALHAWLPDLAPSTALRKAFKGGEIDFATFRQRYRNELAAHPEHWWALLEMAGRGTLTLIYAAQDERQNNAQVLAEWLEEELQRLEPPSSPACLAGEPGGRFNGDG; encoded by the coding sequence ATGACTCAGTACAAACGCGCGTATGAACCGCCATCGCCGGAGGACGGCCAGCGGATACTGGTCGACCGGTTGTGGCCAAGAGGCTGCCGCAAGGACAGCCTGGCGCTGCATGCATGGCTACCGGACCTTGCGCCTTCCACGGCACTGCGCAAGGCGTTCAAGGGCGGTGAGATCGATTTTGCGACCTTTCGCCAACGCTATCGGAACGAACTGGCGGCCCACCCCGAACACTGGTGGGCGCTACTGGAGATGGCCGGGCGCGGCACGCTGACGTTGATCTATGCCGCGCAGGACGAGCGTCAGAACAATGCTCAGGTGCTGGCCGAATGGCTGGAGGAGGAATTGCAGAGACTGGAGCCGCCCAGCTCGCCGGCCTGTCTGGCCGGAGAGCCGGGCGGAAGGTTCAACGGCGACGGTTGA